In a genomic window of uncultured Flavobacterium sp.:
- the metG gene encoding methionine--tRNA ligase, producing the protein MIQNPKRYTITAALPYTNGPIHIGHLAGVYVPADIYSRYLRLQGKDVAFICGSDEHGVAISMKAKKEGITPQEVIDKYDGIIRKSFADFGISFDNYSRTSAKIHHDTASEFFRTLYDKGDFIEEITEQLYDAKANQFLADRFVVGTCPKCGNEGAYGDQCENCGSTLNATDLINPKSTITGETPILKSTKHWFLPLDRYTEFLTEWILVGHKNDWKPNVYGQVKSWVDGGLEPRAVTRDLDWGIDVPVEGAEGKKLYVWFDAPIGYISSTKEWALREGKDWEPYWKDEDTKLVHFIGKDNIVFHCIIFPAMLKAEGSYILPDNVPANEFLNLEGNKLSTSKNWAVWLHEYLEEFPEKQDVLRYALTSNAPETKDNDFTWKDFQARNNNELVAIFGNFINRVVVLTNKYYDGFIPTPNELSEVDENTLAELKAYPAVISSSVERYRFREALGELMNVARLGNKYLADEEPWKVMKDNPERVKTQMYVALQIAAALSILAEPFLPFTAAKLSRILKNEGKLNWNDVAENSELIPEGHQIGEAELLFAKIEDEEIQKQIDKLEATKTANLAESKQPEPQKELIQYEDFAKMDLRVGTIIEAEKMPKANKLLVLKIDTGIDVRTIVSGIAESFSPEEIIGKRVTVLANLAPRALRGVESQGMILMTTNAEGKLVFVNPDTDAPNGETIN; encoded by the coding sequence ATGATACAAAATCCAAAGAGATATACTATTACGGCAGCATTGCCTTACACCAACGGACCTATACATATTGGGCATTTGGCGGGGGTTTACGTGCCTGCAGATATTTATTCGAGATATTTACGTTTGCAAGGAAAAGACGTTGCGTTTATTTGCGGAAGTGATGAACATGGCGTTGCAATTTCGATGAAAGCCAAAAAAGAAGGAATTACACCACAAGAAGTTATTGATAAATATGACGGAATTATTAGAAAATCATTCGCTGATTTTGGGATTTCGTTTGATAATTATTCTAGAACTTCGGCTAAAATTCATCATGATACGGCTTCGGAATTCTTTAGAACGTTGTATGATAAAGGTGATTTTATTGAAGAAATTACCGAACAATTGTACGATGCAAAAGCAAATCAGTTTCTGGCAGATCGTTTCGTAGTTGGAACTTGCCCAAAATGTGGCAATGAAGGCGCTTATGGAGATCAATGCGAAAATTGCGGATCGACTCTAAATGCTACGGATTTAATAAACCCGAAATCGACAATTACAGGAGAAACTCCGATTTTGAAATCTACAAAACACTGGTTTTTACCTCTTGACCGTTATACTGAATTCTTGACGGAATGGATTCTTGTTGGACATAAAAACGACTGGAAACCTAACGTTTACGGACAAGTTAAATCTTGGGTTGATGGCGGACTTGAACCTCGTGCGGTAACGCGTGACCTTGATTGGGGAATTGATGTTCCGGTTGAAGGTGCCGAAGGAAAAAAATTATATGTTTGGTTTGATGCGCCTATCGGGTACATTTCTTCTACGAAAGAATGGGCTTTACGCGAAGGAAAAGATTGGGAACCATATTGGAAAGATGAAGACACAAAACTGGTTCATTTTATTGGGAAAGACAATATTGTTTTTCACTGTATTATTTTCCCAGCGATGCTTAAAGCCGAAGGAAGCTATATTTTGCCGGATAATGTTCCTGCAAATGAGTTTTTGAATTTGGAAGGAAACAAACTTTCGACTTCTAAAAACTGGGCAGTTTGGTTGCACGAATATTTAGAAGAATTTCCGGAGAAACAAGATGTTTTGCGTTATGCATTGACATCAAACGCTCCAGAAACTAAGGATAATGATTTTACATGGAAAGATTTCCAAGCGAGAAATAACAACGAATTGGTTGCAATTTTTGGAAATTTCATTAATCGTGTTGTGGTTTTAACCAATAAATATTACGACGGATTTATTCCAACGCCAAACGAATTATCTGAAGTTGACGAGAATACTTTGGCTGAATTAAAAGCGTATCCAGCCGTGATTTCAAGTTCGGTTGAGCGTTACAGATTCCGTGAAGCTCTTGGCGAATTGATGAATGTTGCACGTTTAGGAAATAAATATCTTGCCGATGAAGAGCCTTGGAAAGTTATGAAAGACAATCCGGAGCGTGTAAAAACTCAAATGTATGTAGCGTTGCAAATTGCTGCTGCGTTGAGCATTTTGGCAGAACCTTTCTTGCCTTTTACTGCTGCAAAATTGTCAAGAATCCTTAAAAATGAAGGTAAATTGAATTGGAATGACGTTGCCGAAAATTCAGAATTGATTCCGGAAGGTCACCAAATTGGTGAAGCCGAATTACTTTTCGCAAAAATAGAAGACGAAGAAATACAAAAACAAATAGATAAATTGGAAGCTACAAAAACTGCTAATCTTGCCGAAAGCAAACAACCGGAACCTCAAAAAGAATTGATTCAATATGAGGATTTCGCTAAAATGGATTTACGCGTAGGAACTATTATTGAAGCTGAAAAAATGCCGAAAGCAAACAAACTTCTAGTTCTTAAAATTGATACCGGAATTGATGTTCGTACAATTGTTTCTGGAATTGCCGAAAGCTTTTCGCCAGAAGAAATCATTGGAAAACGTGTTACAGTTTTGGCAAATTTAGCGCCAAGAGCTTTACGCGGAGTTGAAAGTCAGGGTATGATCTTAATGACAACAAACGCCGAAGGAAAATTAGTATTCGTAAATCCTGATACTGACGCTCCAAACGGTGAAACGATAAATTAA
- a CDS encoding DMT family transporter has protein sequence MKITKPRLALICGILCISIFPILIKLKLAPGLISAFYRMTFAVILLLPYVLITKSFKMPKTKFLLLAVLCGILFSSDVAVWNIAIQDSSATQASLLTNLSPLWVGIGSFFFLKIKPATNFWIGTIVSLFGMITLVGFSFFMDLNFDQAFLFAVLSGILYSIYLLVSKKVLSDVDVLSFMTISLFASSIYLGILCYSLDQPFTGFSDTGWFVLLLQAVICQLCAWLSISYATQHMRATRVSLSLLSQAVITSVLAWLFLEEQITLQMVFGGIILLFGIRITFYDKAISLKRLFSKN, from the coding sequence ATGAAAATCACCAAACCAAGATTAGCCTTAATCTGCGGAATACTTTGTATTTCGATCTTCCCGATATTGATAAAACTGAAACTAGCGCCTGGATTAATTTCGGCTTTTTACCGAATGACTTTTGCGGTGATTTTACTTTTGCCTTATGTACTTATTACAAAAAGTTTCAAAATGCCAAAGACAAAATTCTTGCTTCTTGCGGTACTTTGTGGCATTTTATTCTCATCAGATGTTGCCGTTTGGAATATCGCCATTCAGGATTCAAGCGCGACTCAGGCTTCGTTGCTAACGAATTTATCTCCGCTTTGGGTTGGAATTGGTTCCTTCTTCTTTTTAAAAATAAAACCTGCTACAAATTTCTGGATTGGAACCATAGTTTCCTTATTTGGAATGATCACTTTGGTTGGTTTTAGCTTTTTTATGGATTTGAATTTTGATCAGGCTTTTCTATTTGCGGTCTTATCCGGAATCTTATATTCGATCTATCTTTTGGTCAGCAAAAAAGTACTTTCAGATGTTGATGTTCTTTCGTTTATGACCATTAGTTTATTCGCGTCAAGCATTTATTTAGGAATACTTTGTTATTCTTTAGATCAGCCTTTTACAGGATTTTCGGATACGGGTTGGTTTGTGTTACTACTTCAAGCGGTTATTTGTCAATTGTGCGCTTGGCTTTCTATTAGTTATGCGACACAACACATGCGTGCAACAAGGGTTTCGCTAAGTTTATTAAGTCAGGCTGTAATTACTTCTGTATTAGCTTGGTTGTTTTTGGAAGAACAAATAACTTTACAAATGGTTTTTGGCGGAATCATTTTGCTATTTGGAATCAGAATTACATTTTACGATAAAGCTATTTCTTTAAAGAGATTGTTTTCTAAGAATTAG
- a CDS encoding HAD family hydrolase, whose translation MLHKSKIPNLKVIAFDADDTLFVNEPYFQETEHKFCALMEDYLSHQGISQELFKIEIENLPLYGYGIKGYILSMIEAAMNISNNTIPIEVIEKIIQYGKELLEKPIELLDGIEETLQALHGKYKLVVATKGDLKDQHSKLHRSGLGHYFHHIEVMSDKQTIDYDKLIGRLDIQPHEFLMIGNSLKSDILPVLEIGGYAVHIPFHTTWEHEKINHKVEHEHFSSFEKITEIVHNLL comes from the coding sequence ATGTTACATAAAAGCAAAATACCTAATTTAAAAGTAATCGCATTTGATGCCGATGATACTTTGTTTGTAAACGAGCCTTATTTTCAGGAAACTGAACATAAATTTTGCGCTTTGATGGAAGATTATCTTTCGCATCAGGGAATTTCACAGGAATTATTCAAGATCGAAATCGAGAATTTACCTTTATACGGCTACGGAATCAAAGGATATATTCTTTCGATGATTGAAGCCGCAATGAATATTTCGAATAATACAATTCCGATTGAAGTTATTGAGAAAATCATTCAATACGGAAAAGAATTACTAGAAAAACCAATCGAACTTCTTGACGGAATTGAAGAAACTTTGCAGGCTTTGCATGGAAAATACAAATTGGTCGTTGCCACAAAAGGCGATCTAAAAGACCAACACAGCAAATTGCATCGTTCTGGTTTAGGACATTATTTTCACCATATCGAAGTAATGTCAGACAAACAAACTATTGATTACGATAAATTAATTGGTCGTCTGGACATTCAGCCACATGAATTTTTAATGATTGGAAATTCGTTAAAATCGGATATTTTACCTGTTCTGGAAATTGGAGGTTACGCCGTTCATATTCCGTTTCATACTACTTGGGAACACGAAAAAATAAATCATAAGGTAGAGCATGAGCATTTTAGTTCGTTCGAAAAAATTACCGAAATAGTTCATAATTTACTATAA
- a CDS encoding chloramphenicol acetyltransferase has translation MKTLLDLENWNRKEHFAHFSKMEEPFFGATVEIDCTKAYKTAKELKVSFFIYYLHKTLVAVNSIENFRYRIAEDKIYINDRIDVSATIGREDGTFGFSLIEYNPDFRIFEQNALAEIERIQNTTGLFTRSFDDDNVIHFSAIPWLNFTSLSHARSFTYPDSCPKVSFGKMITSESGKKTIAMSAHVHHGLMDGLHLGQFVDTLQGLMNE, from the coding sequence ATGAAAACACTTTTAGATTTAGAAAACTGGAATAGAAAAGAGCATTTTGCACATTTCAGTAAAATGGAAGAACCTTTTTTTGGTGCAACTGTTGAGATTGATTGCACAAAAGCTTACAAAACAGCAAAAGAACTCAAAGTTTCTTTCTTCATTTATTATTTGCATAAAACTTTGGTGGCCGTAAACTCAATCGAGAATTTCAGATATCGAATTGCCGAAGACAAAATCTATATTAATGATCGCATCGATGTTTCGGCAACTATTGGTCGTGAAGATGGCACTTTTGGATTCTCGTTAATAGAATATAATCCTGATTTTAGAATCTTCGAGCAAAATGCTTTGGCAGAAATTGAGCGAATTCAAAACACAACCGGACTTTTTACAAGATCGTTTGATGATGATAATGTCATACATTTCTCGGCAATTCCGTGGTTGAACTTTACTTCGCTTTCGCATGCCAGAAGTTTTACTTATCCGGATAGTTGCCCTAAAGTTTCTTTTGGAAAAATGATCACTTCAGAATCCGGAAAGAAAACAATTGCCATGTCCGCTCATGTACATCATGGTTTGATGGATGGCCTACATTTAGGACAATTTGTCGATACGCTTCAAGGATTAATGAACGAATAA
- a CDS encoding OmpA family protein: MKKIVTMLAFSVGLANLYAQTATEKTTENNYNKWSIELAGGVNKPQSPMMENYYTSTPSFLVGDLGVRYMFNNKFGLKADFGYNSFTGKSTSLDFDSKYYRADLQAVANLGRIMSFETWTNRIGLLGHAGFGMAQLENKDLHVKDRMANFIGGITAQIRLSNRFALTGDFTTIVNASQDYTFDCGCPVESRGFNGVLFNGTVGLNVYLGKNTKHADWVVLSQEFDSSALESKIANLENLVSKMPEKQVIIEKPVTTTVVNDKDLIKEMIDAKYYSVYFDFNKATPIENSTAAIDVVLTYLRKTPSASLDILGYADQVGSQEYNEKLSSLRANNVKTIFEKAGISPSRLNVVAQGADTSIQKDSEEARRLARRVTFKIK; the protein is encoded by the coding sequence ATGAAAAAAATTGTAACAATGCTAGCATTTTCAGTAGGTCTGGCAAATCTATATGCACAAACCGCTACAGAAAAAACTACCGAAAACAACTATAACAAGTGGTCTATTGAATTAGCCGGAGGAGTTAATAAGCCTCAAAGTCCTATGATGGAAAATTATTATACTTCGACACCAAGCTTTTTGGTAGGTGATTTAGGTGTAAGATATATGTTTAATAACAAATTTGGTTTAAAAGCAGATTTTGGTTATAACAGTTTTACCGGAAAAAGCACTTCACTAGATTTTGATTCAAAATATTACAGAGCAGATTTGCAAGCTGTTGCAAACTTAGGTAGAATCATGAGTTTTGAAACCTGGACAAATAGAATTGGTTTGTTAGGACATGCTGGTTTTGGAATGGCTCAATTAGAGAACAAAGATTTGCATGTTAAAGACAGAATGGCGAATTTTATTGGTGGTATAACAGCTCAAATCAGATTATCTAATAGATTTGCTTTAACTGGCGATTTTACAACTATTGTAAATGCTTCACAAGATTATACTTTTGATTGTGGATGTCCTGTAGAATCAAGAGGTTTTAACGGAGTTCTTTTTAACGGAACTGTTGGTTTAAATGTTTATTTAGGTAAAAACACAAAACATGCTGATTGGGTTGTTCTTTCACAGGAGTTTGATAGCTCTGCATTAGAAAGCAAAATAGCAAATCTTGAAAATCTAGTAAGTAAAATGCCGGAAAAACAAGTAATCATAGAAAAACCTGTAACAACAACAGTAGTAAATGATAAAGATCTTATTAAAGAAATGATTGATGCTAAATATTACAGCGTTTATTTTGACTTTAACAAAGCGACTCCAATTGAAAATTCAACAGCAGCAATTGATGTCGTTTTAACTTACTTAAGAAAAACCCCTTCGGCTTCTCTTGACATTTTAGGTTATGCAGATCAAGTTGGTAGTCAGGAATACAATGAAAAACTATCAAGTTTAAGAGCTAATAACGTAAAAACTATTTTTGAAAAAGCGGGTATTTCACCTTCAAGATTAAATGTAGTTGCTCAAGGCGCAGATACTTCAATCCAAAAAGATTCTGAAGAAGCAAGAAGACTTGCAAGAAGAGTTACTTTTAAAATAAAATAA
- a CDS encoding ferritin yields the protein MLSKNIEAALNKQIRIEAESSQTYLSMACWAEVHGLEGIAQFMYTQSDEERAHMLKLIKYVNERGGHAHITDLKAPKTSYTTFKEMFEALYNHEIFVSESINELVHITFEEKDYATHNFLQWYVSEQIEEEATAKSILDKINLIGDDKGGLYLFDRDIQQLTVTSSIAINPK from the coding sequence ATGTTATCAAAAAATATAGAAGCAGCATTGAACAAGCAAATTCGCATAGAGGCAGAATCTTCGCAAACCTATCTTTCTATGGCTTGTTGGGCTGAAGTACACGGACTTGAAGGAATCGCTCAATTTATGTACACACAATCAGACGAAGAGCGCGCGCACATGCTTAAATTAATAAAGTATGTAAACGAACGCGGAGGTCACGCTCACATTACCGATCTAAAAGCGCCTAAAACTTCTTATACTACGTTTAAAGAAATGTTTGAGGCACTTTATAACCATGAAATTTTTGTTTCGGAATCAATTAACGAATTGGTTCACATAACTTTTGAAGAAAAAGATTATGCAACACATAATTTCTTACAATGGTATGTATCAGAACAAATCGAAGAAGAAGCTACTGCTAAATCAATTTTAGACAAAATCAACTTAATTGGAGATGATAAAGGTGGACTTTATTTGTTTGATCGTGATATTCAGCAATTAACAGTTACAAGTTCGATTGCAATCAATCCAAAATAA
- a CDS encoding DUF2461 domain-containing protein — MKNNITIPKSSLDFLTELKENNNKPWFDANKQNYLIELNHIETFAGALLEELSKTDVLETASGKKSVYRIYRDIRFSKDKTPFKTFWGGSYTRATKERRGGYYFHIEKGNTFLAGGFWGPNAADLKRIRAEFAHDDEPMQKIVKAKSFVTNFGNLQGEQVKTSPKGYDKDHKAIDLLRYKQFLVIKRFTDSEVLSDNFLEQALEGFKNMRPFFDYMSEILTTDINGASVL, encoded by the coding sequence ATGAAAAACAATATTACTATTCCTAAATCCAGTCTTGACTTTTTGACTGAGCTTAAAGAAAACAATAACAAGCCTTGGTTTGATGCAAACAAACAAAACTATTTAATCGAATTAAATCATATCGAAACTTTTGCCGGTGCTTTACTTGAAGAACTTTCCAAAACAGATGTTTTAGAAACCGCTTCGGGTAAAAAAAGTGTTTACCGAATTTATCGTGACATTCGTTTCTCAAAAGACAAAACTCCATTCAAAACTTTCTGGGGCGGCAGTTATACCAGAGCCACAAAAGAGAGACGCGGTGGTTATTATTTCCATATAGAAAAAGGAAATACTTTTCTCGCTGGTGGATTTTGGGGACCAAACGCAGCAGACTTAAAACGCATTAGAGCCGAATTTGCTCATGATGATGAACCAATGCAAAAAATCGTAAAGGCAAAATCTTTTGTTACCAATTTTGGAAATTTGCAAGGCGAACAAGTCAAAACGTCTCCAAAAGGATATGACAAAGATCATAAAGCAATTGATTTGCTTCGTTATAAGCAGTTTTTGGTAATCAAACGTTTTACAGATTCTGAGGTTTTGAGTGATAATTTTCTTGAACAAGCTTTAGAAGGTTTCAAAAACATGAGACCGTTTTTTGACTATATGAGCGAAATCTTAACAACAGACATTAATGGCGCTTCTGTTTTATAA
- the ssb gene encoding single-stranded DNA-binding protein, with translation MNGMKNRVQLIGNVGNDPEVKTLENGTKLAHLNIATTERYKNDKGEKVEQTEWHRVTAWGKTAEIIEKYVEKGKEVGVEGKLIHRSYNDKNGEKRYITEVLVSEILLLSR, from the coding sequence ATGAACGGAATGAAAAACCGAGTACAATTGATTGGAAACGTAGGAAACGATCCAGAAGTTAAAACATTAGAAAACGGAACTAAATTAGCGCATTTGAATATCGCAACAACCGAAAGATATAAAAACGATAAAGGCGAAAAAGTCGAACAAACGGAATGGCATCGTGTTACAGCTTGGGGAAAAACGGCTGAAATTATCGAAAAATATGTCGAAAAAGGAAAAGAAGTAGGTGTAGAAGGAAAGCTAATTCATAGAAGTTATAACGATAAAAACGGTGAAAAAAGATATATCACCGAAGTTTTGGTCAGCGAGATTTTGTTGCTTAGCAGATAA
- a CDS encoding bifunctional GNAT family N-acetyltransferase/carbon-nitrogen hydrolase family protein translates to MQTKINKVELRNLEFDDYKQLKDSMVESYPEMADSYWKEDDIKRLLSIFPEGQLVILADGKVVGSALSLIVDEKLVDKRHNYRQILGDYTFSTHNKDAEILYGIDVFIHPNYRGLRLGRRLYDARKELCEQLNLKAIVFAGRIPNYGQYAKKLSPKNYIEKVKHKELHDPVLSFQLSNDFHVLRIIKNYLEGDEESKEFAVLLEWNNVYYDESPKLINLEKSVIRLGLVQWQMRPLNNLEEFFEQAEFFIDVVSGYGSDFALFPELFIAPLMADYNHLSEAEAIRELARYSDPIRKRFQEFSISYNINIITGSMPYLENGNLYNVGFLCKRDGTSEMYTKIHVTPNEVQHWGMKGGSQFKTFDTDCGKIGILICYDVEFPELSRILANEGMNILFVPFLTDTQNAYTRVKHCSQARAIENECYVAIAGCVGNLPKVNNMDIQYAQASVFTPSDFAFPSNGIKAEATPNTEMTLIVDVDLNLLKQLHEHGSVRILKDRRTDLYEIKKIES, encoded by the coding sequence ATGCAGACTAAAATAAATAAAGTTGAGTTACGAAATTTAGAATTTGACGATTACAAACAATTGAAAGACTCAATGGTTGAATCGTATCCTGAAATGGCCGACTCGTACTGGAAAGAAGATGATATCAAAAGATTACTTTCTATTTTTCCTGAAGGTCAACTTGTTATACTCGCAGATGGCAAAGTGGTTGGATCAGCATTATCACTTATTGTCGATGAAAAACTGGTTGATAAAAGACACAATTACAGACAGATTCTTGGAGATTATACTTTCTCTACACACAATAAAGACGCAGAAATTTTATACGGAATCGACGTTTTTATACATCCGAATTATCGCGGTTTACGATTAGGCCGACGTTTATATGATGCCCGAAAAGAACTTTGCGAACAGCTTAATCTAAAAGCGATAGTTTTTGCCGGCAGGATTCCAAATTATGGCCAATATGCCAAAAAGTTATCTCCAAAAAACTATATCGAAAAGGTAAAACATAAAGAATTACACGATCCAGTTCTTTCTTTTCAGTTAAGTAATGATTTTCACGTGTTGAGAATCATCAAAAACTACTTAGAAGGCGATGAAGAATCAAAGGAATTTGCGGTTCTCTTAGAATGGAATAATGTTTATTATGACGAAAGTCCAAAATTGATTAACCTTGAAAAAAGCGTTATCAGATTAGGTTTGGTTCAATGGCAAATGCGTCCCTTGAACAATCTGGAAGAATTTTTTGAGCAAGCCGAATTTTTTATTGATGTAGTTTCGGGTTATGGAAGTGATTTTGCCTTATTTCCGGAACTTTTCATTGCGCCTTTAATGGCCGATTATAATCATTTATCAGAAGCCGAAGCAATTCGGGAACTTGCCCGATATTCTGATCCAATCAGAAAGCGTTTTCAGGAATTTTCGATCTCTTACAACATCAACATTATCACAGGAAGTATGCCTTATCTGGAAAATGGTAATCTTTATAATGTTGGTTTTCTATGCAAAAGAGACGGAACTTCAGAGATGTACACCAAAATTCACGTAACTCCAAATGAAGTGCAACATTGGGGAATGAAAGGCGGATCTCAGTTTAAAACCTTTGATACCGATTGCGGTAAAATTGGAATTTTGATTTGTTATGATGTTGAATTCCCGGAACTTTCGAGAATTTTAGCCAACGAAGGAATGAATATTCTATTTGTTCCATTTTTGACAGATACACAAAATGCTTACACGCGTGTAAAACATTGTTCTCAAGCCCGCGCAATCGAAAATGAGTGTTATGTAGCGATTGCAGGTTGCGTTGGAAACTTACCGAAAGTGAATAATATGGATATTCAATATGCGCAAGCTTCTGTTTTTACACCTTCTGATTTTGCTTTTCCAAGTAATGGTATAAAAGCCGAAGCGACTCCAAACACAGAAATGACTTTGATTGTCGACGTCGATTTAAACCTCCTAAAACAGCTTCACGAACATGGAAGTGTGCGAATTTTAAAAGACAGAAGAACTGATTTATACGAAATTAAAAAAATAGAATCATGA